A genomic window from Montipora capricornis isolate CH-2021 chromosome 8, ASM3666992v2, whole genome shotgun sequence includes:
- the LOC138059686 gene encoding sodium-coupled monocarboxylate transporter 1-like codes for MANDRFGVVDYVVFLLMMLISTLIGIWYGCGPGGRQKTTAEYLLGDRKMSHWPVAISLLVTFLSAVSLIGIPSEVYTYGIQYCVSILFGPILSLLPVSIIFVPMYRRVNITCANEYLERRFSVGVRMVGCALFMLHNTLYLSVAIFAPSLALEAVAGIPLPVSILTTGIVCTFYTSLGGLKAVVWTDVFQSVVMMGGLIAILVIGSVEVGGLDKVWQINKAYNRTTLFDFNPDPKVRNTFWTLTIGGALTIMPTWSVSQTYVQRFLAMKSLKDAKRAVWINVPALMIYGLVCSLAGLVIFAVYSGCDPRADKKIASNDQALPYFVINKLHHLHGVPGLFTGSLYAGALSTASSALNAMSLVVLEDIIKKTKRNLTDSEAARLCKMIAVVFGVIVIGGAFVVRYLGAMVLQLSLSIAGIVSGPLLGIFLLGMFVRRANVKGAYAGVFCGIAMAFWVFVGSGLYPPNKYPGTRSVRDCQFYKNALFYQSIAANVSAMNVSFVTQKQVNDSMKILEKYGDGYIHNSYKSHGVEIADTLYHISYLWLSGLGIVTSFVVGLVISYLLETKADRQKEIDPKLLFPAKEWLYGFLPGHSFTWDIDDDLTKVDGETKKESIVEDFQEFATSHSEIEDSVVNETTKDEQMTQSCYETKF; via the exons ATGGCAAACGATCGCTTCGGCGTGGTTGATTATGTCGTGTTTTTGTTGATGATGTTGATCTCAACCCTGATTGGAATATGGTACGGGTGCGGACCAGGTGGAAGACAAAAGACAACGGCAGAATATCTTTTGGGAGATCGCAAGATGTCCCACTGGCCTGTGGCGATTTCTTTATTGGTGACCTTTCTATCCGCTGTTTCGCTAATTGGAATTCCATCTGAGGTCTATACGTACGGTATACAATATTGCGTGTCGATTCTCTTTGGTCCAATCCTGTCGCTTTTGCCTGTGTCCATCATATTCGTTCCCATGTATCGCCGGGTAAACATCACTTGTGCTAACGAG TATCTTGAAAGACGCTTTTCAGTTGGAGTTCGAATGGTGGGATGTGCCTTATTTATGTTACACAAT ACTTTGTACCTTTCTGTCGCCATATTTGCGCCGTCTCTTGCCTTAGAAGCTG TCGCTGGGATTCCACTTCCCGTCTCAATCCTGACCACTGGAATCGTTTGTACATTTTACACCAGCCTG GGTGGCCTAAAAGCCGTTGTATGGACAGATGTGTTTCAGTCGGTGGTCATGATGGGCGGTCTGATTGCCATTCTTGTCATTGGCAGTGTTGAGGTTGGGGGACTGGATAAAGTGTGGCAAATCAACAAGGCCTACAACAGGACCACGCTCTTCga TTTTAATCCAGACCCTAAAGTGCGAAACACCTTTTGGACTTTGACTATTGGTGGAGCTCTTACCATCATGCCAACGTGGAGTGTTAGCCAGACTTATGTCCAGCGATTTCTAGCCATGAAATCGTTAAAGGATGCAAAACG TGCCGTATGGATAAACGTTCCGGCCCTGATGATTTATGGATTAGTGTGCAGTTTGGCCGGACTTGTCATTTTCGCAGTTTACTCTGGTTGCGACCCAAGAGCGGACAAGAAAATCGCAAGCAACGATCAG GCTTTACCTTACTTTGTTATCAACAAACTTCACCACCTGCATGGCGTGCCGGGATTGTTTACTGGTTCTTTGTATGCAGGGGCTTTAAG cACTGCATCATCAGCACTAAATGCCATGTCTCTGGTAGTTTTGGAAGACATTATCAAGAAAACAAAGAGGAATCTGACCGATTCCGAGGCTGCCAGACTCTGCAAGATGATTG CTGTTGTGTTTGGAGTCATCGTGATCGGCGGTGCGTTTGTTGTTAGATACTTGGGGGCCATGGTCTTACAG ctttcGCTCAGCATCGCTGGAATAGTTAGTGGCCCACTgcttggaatttttttattgGGGATGTTCGTCCGCCGGGCAAATGTCAAA GGTGCCTATGCAGGCGTCTTTTGCGGTATTGCAATGGCCTTCTGGGTTTTTGTGGGCTCAGGTTTATATCCCCCTAACAAATATCCAGGCACTCGCTCCGTCAGGGATTGCCAGTTTTACAAAAACGCACTGTTTTATCAAAGCATCGCCGCGAACGTGTCAGCCATGAATGTATCTTTCGTGACTCAAAAACAAGTCAATGACTCCATGAAAATACTTGAGAAGTATGGTGACGGTTACATTCACAATTCCTACAAGTCCCATGG CGTTGAAATCGCTGACACGTTATACCATATCTCTTATCTGTGGCTCAGTGGCCTTGGAATAGTGACTTCATTTGTCGTGGGATTGGTAATTAGCTACTTGTTGG AAACGAAGGCGGATCGCCAAAAAGAAATAGATCCCAAGCTGCTGTTTCCAGCAAAGGAATGGCTCTATGGATTCTTACCTGGCCATTCGTTCACGTGGGATATTGACGACGACTTAACCAAAGTAGATGGTGAAACCAAAAAG GAATCCATCGTGGAAGACTTTCAGGAATTCGCCACATCTCATTCAGAGATTGAGGACAGCGTAGTAAACGAAACTACGAAAGATGAGCAAATGACACAAAGTTgttatgaaacaaaattttag